The genome window GTCCGATATccgatccagcaaaaaaggCCGGATCGGCCCCGATACCGATCCAGAATATcggatcggtgcatccctattttaTACAAACAACCTGCTCCGCTGAGCTCTATTTAAGTTagatttaagcatatatgcagACGTGGGCAGcacgaatgtgccgccacaaattgcaagtctggaaaaaaacttATGGTGTTCCTAATTATACTCCCAAAAggctgacctgacccaaaccaagtcgtggggtactatgcaacaAAAAAGCGCCATATCATCATACTTTTAATCGTAAGACAGAAACTGAACTtacttttatttcttttttagtGGTTAAAGTAGAAATCCGTGGATTAATATCTCCATTGCCTAATGCTGAAGCAACAAAACCATTGCAGACATCTTGGTTAAGTTGGTCTTCTGACTTTATCTGGACTTCTGATTTTATCTGGTCTTCAGTCTTTAGCTGGTCTTCCGATCTTGCTTGTTCTTCCAACTTTATCTGGTTTTCCATCTTTAGCTGGTCCTCTGATCTTGCTTGCTCTTCCAACTTGATCCGGACTGATGACTTTATTTGGTCTTCCGTCTTTAGCTGGTCCTCTGACCTTGTTTGTTCTTCCATCTTTATCTGGTGTTCTGATCTTGCTTGTTCTTCCAACTTTATCTGGACTGCCGACTTAAGCTGCTGTTCTGTCTTTAGCTGGTCCACTGATCTTGCTTGTTCTTCCAACTTTATCTGGACTGATGACTTTGGCTGGTCTTCTAACCTTGCTTGTCCTTCCAATTTTATCTGGTTTTCCATCTTTATCTGGTCTTCTGATCTTGCTTGTTCTTCCAACTTTATCTGGACTGATGTCTTTAGCCGGTCCACTGATCTTGCTTGTTCTTCCAACTTTATCTGGACTGATGACTTTAGCTGGTCTTCTAACCTTGCTTGTCCTTCCAACTTTATCTGGACTTCTGATTTTAGTTCAGTCTGTGCCAATTCATCCTACATGGCATAAATGCACACGTTACTTGTAAAGACATAAGAAGTTTTGATAAAGTGTGTAATTGTTGGTGAGCAATACAGATCATAACTGATGTCAAGGATGTagattttgtttacattttttgatTTTGTAAAAGATCCGTGTTTCTCAGTCAGTTCCCTATCTCTATAGACTGTGAATCATTGACTAGAAACTTTTCCCATAAATTAATACAAACACAGCATTAAAAAGCTACATGCATACATATAGTGAaaagttatatataaataaatgaaactttAATTTGCTTTCGTTAACCCAAAGCTCCTCCATCTGTTTTTGCAGTATCGTCTTATAGGAGTGGCCGAGATGAGGCTGTTCTGAGCAGGATAAACAAGCACTGATGCCCGCTGGTCGCATCTAAAACTCTCAACTATAAATGTGTCTTACAAAATTtttaaataggcgctttttacTCATTGACTGCAGATCAGAAGACTGCATTATCCATCTATGTTATCATCTaaactaatcttaaaaatacattttgtgaacCAAAGACAGTAGTACTAAGAAACATATGTCTATCGAGATTTCCAGAAAGGGGACATGGGGGGCATCGATGCTAACTGGTTTTTGctttgcattgtgggaatttttgGGGTTACGAACATTCCAGGGCACTGGAAAGATTTAGTGACTGACACAGCCCTTGAAATGTCTGACTCCCTGATCAGTaccctgactactgaacaagggaaCTAGTTGAGACGCACCCTTTGTTATATAAAGGTGAAAATCAATGTAAGGTTTTAAAATTACCATCAAGTTCAGTTGTGCTATAGTTTAGGTTCAGGTTCATACCCTCGAGTAGCTGTAGGTGTAATAAGAACTTGACAAACAGTACGAAGTTTAGACTGTATGTGATGACTTACTGTCTGAGATGGAAAAGGAACTTCATAGCAGATCTCTGCCACCTCCATGTCTTCATCTTTATCTGTGGACTGACGGTCCTGGCTGGACTGAGATGAATTTCTCTCACTTTCCTAAAAATCCATATATTAAACATAAAGCTTTGAATATGTTGTTTTGGTCAACTGCTTATAGTTTGATGATCTGCATAAAATAACCATTTGAAAGtaaaacatgtaaatgtttctttctCTCGTACCTCTGTTTGCAATGCAGGCACATCAGTTAACGTCTCCAATCTTCTTTTTTTACGGCAAACTGAAAGATCTTCATCACGCAATCTAAATGAACGAGAGATTAAACTGGTTAACTGTAGACAGACTATGTAATAGTGCAAGGATTAGTTTCAAGTTTCCCTCCCgaaataaaaacaatagaaaCTTATCCAGGaagtctaatgctgcgttcacaccagccgcggtagaggcgtcaacgcgagtgatttcaatgttaagtcattgGGATTGGGAGTTTTTTTCATGcacagcagagtaatttaatgattataaatcaAACAGCTTATCCATAAGTCTATGGAATA of Paramisgurnus dabryanus chromosome 22, PD_genome_1.1, whole genome shotgun sequence contains these proteins:
- the LOC135740373 gene encoding uncharacterized protein isoform X2 gives rise to the protein MVRQKKCVLGCKEKKTLFSFPTNPDVRQRWMQFIFPGQKRKCEWIYVCSLHFEDNCFTNKAQFDAGFANRLQLIDEAVPTLKDSVQESEPQVIVDNSCLLSSGQFSAIKSMTLQTPEGMQAKSKSDRQHAKTTIDIGEAFPLWRTFREENGFRTDTELAFYLLKRLRDEDLSVCRKKRRLETLTDVPALQTEESERNSSQSSQDRQSTDKDEDMEVAEICYEVPFPSQTDELAQTELKSEVQIKLEGQARLEDQLKSSVQIKLEEQARSVDRLKTSVQIKLEEQARSEDQIKMENQIKLEGQARLEDQPKSSVQIKLEEQARSVDQLKTEQQLKSAVQIKLEEQARSEHQIKMEEQTRSEDQLKTEDQIKSSVRIKLEEQARSEDQLKMENQIKLEEQARSEDQLKTEDQIKSEVQIKSEDQLNQDVCNGFVASALGNGDINPRISTLTTKKEIKEEPVETEVQPENRLEISMDSVTTSDKITPSFVQTVNPVTVQVKEKPPKEPLVPNFTGLLRTCFQCGEPVQECTTGSSGSLNQLQWKCSNGHCIILFSNSNLTQTHTHPS
- the LOC135740373 gene encoding uncharacterized protein isoform X5; translation: MEDKKQPKLPLPALLVTARPNKKPRKRKSEAEKAATKQVLDKARGQTRVNIGGAFERWRQLKELKGLKSDAEVAVFLLNRLRDEDLSVCRKKRRLETLTDVPALQTEESERNSSQSSQDRQSTDKDEDMEVAEICYEVPFPSQTDELAQTELKSEVQIKLEGQARLEDQLKSSVQIKLEEQARSVDRLKTSVQIKLEEQARSEDQIKMENQIKLEGQARLEDQPKSSVQIKLEEQARSVDQLKTEQQLKSAVQIKLEEQARSEHQIKMEEQTRSEDQLKTEDQIKSSVRIKLEEQARSEDQLKMENQIKLEEQARSEDQLKTEDQIKSEVQIKSEDQLNQDVCNGFVASALGNGDINPRISTLTTKKEIKEEPVETEVQPENRLEISMDSVTTSDKITPSFVQTVNPVTVQVKEKPPKEPLVPNFTGLLRTCFQCGEPVQECTTGSSGSLNQLQWKCSNGHCIILFSNSNLTQTHTHPS
- the LOC135740373 gene encoding uncharacterized protein isoform X6 yields the protein MEKRQTDSSKRPLLAPTLKVGRKRKSVEERAEIKKKCEERRTRSRINIGSAIDRWRKIQGDLGLKTDADVADFLLSRLRDEDLSVCRKKRRLETLTDVPALQTEESERNSSQSSQDRQSTDKDEDMEVAEICYEVPFPSQTDELAQTELKSEVQIKLEGQARLEDQLKSSVQIKLEEQARSVDRLKTSVQIKLEEQARSEDQIKMENQIKLEGQARLEDQPKSSVQIKLEEQARSVDQLKTEQQLKSAVQIKLEEQARSEHQIKMEEQTRSEDQLKTEDQIKSSVRIKLEEQARSEDQLKMENQIKLEEQARSEDQLKTEDQIKSEVQIKSEDQLNQDVCNGFVASALGNGDINPRISTLTTKKEIKEEPVETEVQPENRLEISMDSVTTSDKITPSFVQTVNPVTVQVKEKPPKEPLVPNFTGLLRTCFQCGEPVQECTTGSSGSLNQLQWKCSNGHCIILFSNSNLTQTHTHPS
- the LOC135740373 gene encoding uncharacterized protein isoform X4 → MPKRCAYGLCKSDTRYPKSLDGGVEFFPFPKPKTQGEKCRTWITQCGRPHSQLNVDRINKNTYVCSKHFVNGRPTPEDPNPIAALPGLMLVPERGHQGACQRSSRKRLRDEDLSVCRKKRRLETLTDVPALQTEESERNSSQSSQDRQSTDKDEDMEVAEICYEVPFPSQTDELAQTELKSEVQIKLEGQARLEDQLKSSVQIKLEEQARSVDRLKTSVQIKLEEQARSEDQIKMENQIKLEGQARLEDQPKSSVQIKLEEQARSVDQLKTEQQLKSAVQIKLEEQARSEHQIKMEEQTRSEDQLKTEDQIKSSVRIKLEEQARSEDQLKMENQIKLEEQARSEDQLKTEDQIKSEVQIKSEDQLNQDVCNGFVASALGNGDINPRISTLTTKKEIKEEPVETEVQPENRLEISMDSVTTSDKITPSFVQTVNPVTVQVKEKPPKEPLVPNFTGLLRTCFQCGEPVQECTTGSSGSLNQLQWKCSNGHCIILFSNSNLTQTHTHPS
- the LOC135740373 gene encoding uncharacterized protein isoform X7, yielding MDRKRKTVKEVYDKRRKTTEERNKTRVILGECFTRWRALKAQVGLPTDAAVAKFLLDRLRDEDLSVCRKKRRLETLTDVPALQTEESERNSSQSSQDRQSTDKDEDMEVAEICYEVPFPSQTDELAQTELKSEVQIKLEGQARLEDQLKSSVQIKLEEQARSVDRLKTSVQIKLEEQARSEDQIKMENQIKLEGQARLEDQPKSSVQIKLEEQARSVDQLKTEQQLKSAVQIKLEEQARSEHQIKMEEQTRSEDQLKTEDQIKSSVRIKLEEQARSEDQLKMENQIKLEEQARSEDQLKTEDQIKSEVQIKSEDQLNQDVCNGFVASALGNGDINPRISTLTTKKEIKEEPVETEVQPENRLEISMDSVTTSDKITPSFVQTVNPVTVQVKEKPPKEPLVPNFTGLLRTCFQCGEPVQECTTGSSGSLNQLQWKCSNGHCIILFSNSNLTQTHTHPS